Proteins encoded by one window of Cryptosporangium minutisporangium:
- a CDS encoding threonine/serine dehydratase, translating into MSAIPTTSPALVTLSDIQAAAVRIRDLVVRTPLLPCAWAEDGRPLWLKPESLQATGAFKLRGASNALAQLDAEQRARGVVAQSSGNHAQAVAYAAQRLGVRATIVMPDTTPAVKLEATRGFGAEVVIVPPAERDIRPHELVAEHGYGHIPPYDDARIIAGQGTAGLEIAEDLLASAGAGLGEAAGAPDAASDLVLVPVSGGGLISGVATAIKALSPDTRVIAVEPELAADAAESFRTGERVTWTPEQTYRTIADGLRTTSLGVLPFEHFRRYVDGVVTVSEDEIAEAVRVLGRKSRLVAEPSGAVTTAAYLFHAAELPAASRTVAVVSGGNVDPAKYREYYG; encoded by the coding sequence ATGAGTGCCATCCCGACCACATCCCCCGCATTGGTGACGCTGAGCGACATTCAGGCAGCAGCCGTCCGGATTCGGGACTTGGTGGTGCGCACGCCCTTGCTCCCGTGCGCCTGGGCGGAGGACGGACGCCCGCTCTGGCTCAAGCCCGAGAGCCTGCAGGCAACCGGAGCGTTCAAGCTCCGCGGCGCGAGCAACGCCCTGGCGCAGCTGGACGCCGAGCAGCGCGCCCGGGGCGTGGTCGCGCAGTCGAGCGGTAACCACGCGCAGGCCGTCGCGTACGCCGCCCAGCGGCTCGGCGTCCGGGCCACGATCGTCATGCCGGACACGACACCGGCCGTGAAGCTCGAGGCGACCCGCGGGTTCGGCGCGGAGGTCGTGATCGTTCCTCCGGCCGAGCGGGACATCCGCCCGCACGAACTCGTCGCCGAGCACGGCTACGGCCACATCCCGCCCTACGACGACGCCCGGATCATCGCCGGCCAGGGCACGGCCGGGCTGGAGATCGCCGAGGACCTGCTGGCCTCTGCGGGGGCGGGCCTCGGTGAGGCCGCAGGGGCTCCGGACGCGGCGTCGGATCTCGTCCTGGTGCCGGTCAGCGGCGGCGGGCTGATCTCCGGCGTCGCGACGGCGATCAAAGCGCTCTCCCCGGACACGCGGGTGATCGCGGTGGAACCCGAACTCGCCGCCGACGCCGCGGAGAGCTTCCGCACCGGCGAGCGCGTCACCTGGACGCCGGAGCAGACGTACCGGACCATCGCCGACGGCCTGCGGACGACGTCGCTCGGGGTACTGCCGTTCGAGCACTTCCGGCGCTACGTCGACGGCGTCGTCACCGTGTCGGAGGACGAGATCGCCGAAGCCGTCCGCGTGCTCGGTCGCAAGTCGCGGCTGGTCGCCGAGCCGTCGGGGGCGGTGACGACCGCGGCCTACCTGTTCCACGCGGCCGAGCTGCCCGCCGCGTCGCGGACCGTGGCCGTGGTGTCCGGCGGCAACGTCGACCCGGCGAAGTACCGCGAGTACTACGGATGA